One genomic region from Pseudomonas hormoni encodes:
- the pyk gene encoding pyruvate kinase yields the protein MTPDKKVKILATLGPATDGLEDIRELVQAGVNIFRLNFSHGDHADHAQRYQWIREVERQLNYPLGILMDLQGPKLRVGKFAEGKVQLHRGQALRLDLDPTPGDQRRVNLPHPEIIAALEPGMDLLLDDGKLRLRVVTKYADAIDTTVLNGGELSDRKGVNVPQAVLELSPLTAKDRRDLSFGLELGVDWVALSFVQRPEDIREARELIGDKAFLMAKIEKPSAVTQLREIAELSDAIMVARGDLGVEVPAESVPQIQKNIISICRELGKPVVVATQMLESMRFSPAPTRAEVTDVANAVAEGADAVMLSAETASGEYPMEAVQMMSKIIRQVENGPDYQTQLDVSRPKAEATVSDAISCAIRRISNVLPVAVLVNYSESGASSLRAARERPTVPILNLTPNLQTARRLTVAWGVHSVVNDRLRQVDEVCSTALEIAQAQGMAQRGDTLLITAGVPFGQPGSTNSLRIETLI from the coding sequence ATGACGCCTGATAAAAAGGTCAAAATCCTCGCCACCCTCGGCCCGGCCACCGATGGCCTCGAAGACATCCGCGAGCTGGTACAGGCCGGGGTCAACATCTTCCGGCTGAACTTCAGCCATGGCGATCACGCCGACCACGCCCAGCGCTATCAGTGGATTCGTGAAGTCGAGCGTCAGCTGAATTACCCCCTGGGCATTCTGATGGACCTGCAAGGCCCGAAACTGCGGGTCGGCAAGTTCGCCGAAGGCAAGGTGCAACTGCATCGTGGCCAGGCCCTGCGCCTGGACCTCGACCCGACACCGGGCGATCAACGCCGGGTCAACCTGCCACACCCGGAAATCATCGCTGCGCTGGAGCCGGGCATGGACCTGCTGCTGGACGACGGCAAACTGCGTCTGCGCGTGGTCACCAAGTACGCCGACGCCATCGACACCACGGTGCTCAATGGCGGTGAGTTGTCGGACCGCAAAGGGGTGAACGTGCCGCAAGCGGTGCTGGAACTGAGCCCGCTGACCGCCAAGGATCGTCGTGACTTGAGTTTCGGTCTGGAGCTGGGTGTGGACTGGGTCGCGCTGTCGTTCGTGCAGCGCCCGGAAGATATCCGCGAAGCGCGTGAACTGATCGGCGACAAAGCATTTTTGATGGCCAAGATCGAGAAGCCGTCAGCGGTCACTCAACTGCGGGAAATCGCTGAATTGAGCGACGCGATCATGGTTGCCCGTGGCGACCTCGGCGTCGAAGTGCCGGCCGAAAGCGTGCCGCAGATTCAGAAAAACATCATCAGCATTTGCCGCGAGCTGGGTAAACCGGTGGTGGTGGCGACGCAGATGCTCGAGTCGATGCGCTTCTCCCCGGCCCCGACCCGCGCCGAAGTCACCGATGTGGCCAACGCCGTGGCCGAAGGTGCGGATGCGGTGATGCTGTCGGCGGAAACCGCGTCCGGTGAGTACCCGATGGAAGCCGTGCAGATGATGAGCAAAATCATCCGCCAGGTGGAAAACGGTCCGGACTATCAGACGCAACTGGACGTGAGCCGGCCGAAAGCTGAGGCGACGGTTTCCGATGCGATCAGCTGTGCGATTCGTCGCATCAGTAACGTGCTGCCGGTGGCCGTGCTGGTGAATTACAGCGAATCGGGTGCGTCGAGCCTGCGTGCGGCGCGGGAACGGCCGACCGTGCCGATTCTGAACCTGACGCCGAACTTGCAGACGGCTCGCCGCTTGACGGTCGCGTGGGGCGTGCACTCGGTGGTGAATGATCGACTGCGCCAGGTGGATGAAGTGTGCTCGACGGCGCTGGAGATTGCGCAGGCGCAGGGCATGGCGCAGCGCGGGGACACTTTATTGATTACGGCGGGTGTGCCGTTTGGGCAGCCTGGGTCGACTAACTCGTTGCGTATCGAGACGTTGATTTAA
- a CDS encoding 2-hydroxy-3-oxopropionate reductase, translating to MAKIGFIGTGIMGHPMALNLQKAGHSLFLSAHHDAAPADLVAAGAIALANPKEVAQEAEFIIVMVPDTPQVDDVLFRADGVAAGVGKGKIVIDMSSISPTATKTFASKINEKGAQYLDAPVSGGEVGAKAATLSIMVGGDADAFERALPLFQAMGKNITLVGGNGDGQTAKVANQIIVALNIQAVAEALLFASKNGADPAKVREALMGGFASSKILEVHGERMIKGTFDPGFRISLHQKDLNLALQGAKELNINLPNTANAQQVFSTCAAIGGSNWDHSALIKGLEHMANFSIRDK from the coding sequence ATGGCTAAAATCGGATTTATCGGCACCGGCATCATGGGCCACCCAATGGCGTTGAACCTGCAGAAAGCCGGTCACAGCCTGTTCCTGTCGGCGCATCACGACGCCGCGCCTGCCGACCTGGTCGCCGCAGGCGCCATCGCCCTCGCCAACCCGAAAGAAGTCGCGCAAGAAGCCGAATTCATCATCGTCATGGTGCCGGATACCCCGCAGGTCGATGACGTACTGTTCCGCGCAGACGGCGTAGCGGCCGGTGTGGGCAAAGGCAAAATCGTGATCGACATGAGCTCGATCTCGCCCACCGCCACCAAAACCTTCGCGTCCAAAATCAACGAAAAAGGTGCGCAGTACCTCGACGCACCCGTGTCCGGCGGCGAAGTCGGTGCCAAGGCTGCGACCCTGAGCATCATGGTCGGTGGCGATGCCGACGCCTTCGAACGCGCACTGCCGCTGTTCCAGGCCATGGGCAAAAACATCACCCTGGTCGGTGGCAATGGCGATGGGCAAACCGCAAAAGTGGCGAACCAGATCATCGTTGCGCTGAACATCCAGGCCGTCGCTGAAGCCCTGTTGTTCGCCTCGAAAAACGGTGCCGATCCAGCCAAGGTACGTGAAGCGCTAATGGGTGGTTTTGCGTCATCGAAGATCCTCGAAGTGCACGGCGAGCGCATGATCAAAGGCACCTTCGACCCGGGCTTCCGCATCAGCCTGCACCAGAAGGACCTGAACCTGGCCCTGCAAGGCGCCAAGGAGCTGAACATCAACCTGCCGAACACCGCCAACGCCCAGCAAGTGTTCAGCACCTGCGCGGCCATCGGTGGCAGCAACTGGGATCACTCGGCGCTGATCAAGGGTCTGGAGCACATGGCGAATTTCTCGATTCGCGATAAATAA
- the hyi gene encoding hydroxypyruvate isomerase, protein MPRFAANLSMLFTEQDFLARFEAAAKAGFTGVEYLFPYDFSSAEIKAKLDANGLTQVLFNLPAGDWAKGERGIACLPDRVEEFRAGVDLAIAYAKVLGNTQVNCLAGIRPQGVDDATVEKTFVANLKYAADKLHAAGIKLVMEAINTRDIPGFYLNNTAQALSIREQVGSANLFLQYDIYHMQIMEGDLARTMAAHLGEINHIQLADNPGRNEPGTGEINYRFLFEHLDRIGYQGWVGCEYKPLTTTEAGLGWLKTHNAI, encoded by the coding sequence ATGCCGCGTTTCGCAGCCAACCTGTCCATGCTGTTCACCGAACAGGATTTTCTCGCCCGTTTCGAAGCGGCCGCCAAGGCCGGCTTCACTGGCGTGGAATACCTGTTCCCTTACGACTTCAGCTCCGCCGAGATCAAAGCGAAGCTCGACGCCAACGGCCTGACCCAAGTGCTGTTCAACCTGCCGGCCGGTGACTGGGCCAAGGGCGAGCGCGGTATCGCCTGCCTGCCGGACCGGGTCGAAGAGTTCCGCGCCGGTGTCGATCTGGCCATCGCTTACGCAAAAGTACTGGGCAACACCCAGGTCAACTGCCTGGCCGGTATTCGTCCACAAGGCGTCGACGATGCCACCGTGGAAAAAACCTTTGTCGCCAACCTCAAGTACGCGGCCGACAAGCTGCACGCGGCGGGCATCAAATTGGTGATGGAAGCGATCAATACCCGCGACATCCCGGGTTTCTATCTGAACAACACGGCGCAAGCCCTGTCGATTCGCGAGCAGGTCGGCAGCGCCAACCTGTTCCTGCAATACGACATCTACCACATGCAAATCATGGAGGGTGACCTGGCCCGCACCATGGCCGCGCACCTGGGCGAGATCAACCACATCCAGTTGGCCGACAACCCTGGGCGCAACGAACCGGGCACCGGTGAAATCAACTACCGCTTCCTGTTCGAACACCTGGACCGCATCGGTTATCAGGGTTGGGTTGGCTGTGAATACAAGCCGCTGACCACCACGGAAGCGGGTCTGGGCTGGCTGAAAACCCACAACGCAATCTGA
- a CDS encoding glycerate kinase type-2 family protein: protein MSVDPQQFLRELFATAIDAAHPQHVLEAHLPTDRSGRVIVIGAGKAAAAMAQVVERCWQGEVSGLVVTRYGHGAPCEKIEVVEAAHPVPDAAGQAVAKRVFELVSNLTEDDRVIFLLSGGGSALLALPAAGITLADKQSINKALLKSGATIGEMNCVRKHLSAIKGGRLGKACWPATVYTYAISDVPGDLATVIASGPTVADPSTSAEALAILKRYAIEVPASVRNWLQSPESETVKPGDPSLARSHFQLIARPQQSLEAAAVKARQAGFSPLILGDLEGESREVAKVHAGIARQVVLHGQPLSAPCVILSGGETTVTVRGNGRGGRNAEFLLSLTDSLKGLPGVYALAGDTDGIDGSEDNAGAIMNPDSYARAAALGLSASDELDNNNGYGYFAALDALIVTEPTRTNVNDFRAILILESPKHDA, encoded by the coding sequence ATGTCGGTCGATCCGCAACAATTCCTGCGCGAGCTGTTTGCCACAGCCATCGACGCGGCCCATCCGCAGCACGTCCTTGAAGCCCATTTACCCACCGATCGCAGCGGTCGGGTGATCGTCATCGGTGCCGGCAAAGCCGCAGCCGCCATGGCCCAGGTGGTCGAGCGCTGCTGGCAGGGTGAAGTGTCCGGTCTGGTGGTAACCCGCTACGGTCACGGCGCCCCGTGCGAAAAAATCGAAGTGGTCGAAGCTGCGCACCCGGTGCCGGATGCTGCCGGCCAAGCGGTCGCCAAGCGCGTCTTTGAACTGGTGAGCAACCTGACTGAAGACGACCGCGTAATCTTTCTGCTTTCGGGCGGTGGCTCGGCATTGCTGGCCCTGCCCGCTGCCGGCATCACCCTCGCCGACAAGCAATCGATCAACAAAGCCCTGCTCAAATCCGGCGCGACCATCGGCGAGATGAACTGCGTGCGCAAGCACCTCTCGGCGATCAAGGGCGGCCGCCTCGGCAAAGCCTGCTGGCCAGCCACCGTTTACACCTATGCGATTTCCGATGTGCCGGGCGACCTCGCCACGGTCATTGCCTCCGGCCCTACCGTGGCCGACCCGAGCACCTCGGCCGAAGCCCTGGCGATCCTCAAGCGCTACGCTATCGAGGTTCCGGCCTCGGTGCGCAACTGGCTGCAAAGCCCCGAATCGGAGACGGTCAAACCCGGCGATCCGAGCCTGGCGCGCAGTCACTTCCAATTGATCGCCCGTCCACAACAGTCGCTTGAAGCCGCAGCGGTGAAAGCACGTCAGGCCGGCTTCAGCCCATTGATCCTCGGCGATCTCGAAGGCGAGTCCCGCGAAGTGGCCAAGGTGCACGCCGGCATCGCGCGGCAAGTGGTCTTGCATGGCCAGCCATTGTCGGCGCCGTGCGTGATTCTGTCGGGTGGCGAAACCACGGTCACCGTACGCGGCAATGGCCGGGGCGGACGTAACGCCGAATTCCTCCTCAGCCTGACCGACAGCCTCAAGGGCCTGCCCGGCGTCTACGCGCTGGCCGGTGACACCGATGGCATCGACGGCTCCGAAGACAACGCCGGCGCGATCATGAACCCGGACAGCTACGCCCGCGCCGCCGCACTCGGTCTGAGCGCCAGCGACGAACTCGACAACAACAATGGCTACGGCTATTTCGCGGCGCTGGACGCACTGATCGTCACCGAGCCGACGCGCACCAACGTCAACGACTTCCGCGCCATTCTGATTCTCGAGAGCCCTAAACATGACGCCTGA